Proteins encoded together in one Romeriopsis navalis LEGE 11480 window:
- a CDS encoding PhoD-like phosphatase — protein sequence MLRTTAKLDLTQLPLILSGPILRRTESTSVTVWLAVQRPCQVKLHVMPHEAIGTARPQLRGTASTIAIGKAIHILAITAYAVDEQRLTPNQLYAYDLVFQLLDDGESDTEVSLGEALRSSAFPDVAVSYFDHGLPTFALPPPDLNDVKVIHGSCRKVHDQGLDALPIIDQLLVAAADNPAQRPHQLFLTGDQIYGDEVAAPFLWGIQQFSPILFGWTEIIAEGADVIFAANLRPGKRQSTAEAQAGLTASLQGDEEKTNSHLLSFSEYCISYLFAWSECLWHLEFPQAESVGRKGQLARRWNQSIQHLASIAQSQSSVRRALANVPTYMIFDDHDVSDDWNLNQAWCLRVLGKSLGRQVVRNALSAYALFQAWGNTPEQFLPGTIGDQLLQAVQGWYKASGDSAAHLAIINQAIGMPLVDPLTDLPEFELVQDVLVLKRPPESLEWHYRIRATAYEVLVLDTRTQRGYPIDAPTDAPPQLLSPIGFQDQLHPMLQASQQEATQPDLQLTFVVAPTNVFTLEILDRLQALGQAQGKAFDMDIGDAWNLEGKARPQLLKALFQARSQIVVLSGDIHFGAALCVDYWATPNSDAKTWRKAADTPDAQLVQLIASAICNSEPVTAILHTKLKTLLLERRRYWVGYPQVGGETEITPLAWWDWLGCWQYLRLKYGRWFTGLKQHKLDEKIRQPLPSPHTAIDWGYSSRWLPRAASQQPDWEQSPKWLRNSLDVQAYAPNIWQRLWNSAWWQAGPEVVGLNNIGLVQFAWPDNSTAAPILLYDLYWYAPWQSPHIVYSRFQTPLRPHITTIDQVHQQNHRHRLDHESPKADPKS from the coding sequence ATCCTCGCAATAACTGCATATGCGGTGGATGAACAGCGGCTTACACCGAACCAGCTTTATGCCTATGATCTAGTATTTCAGTTACTTGATGATGGCGAAAGTGACACGGAAGTATCGCTGGGAGAGGCTTTACGATCGAGTGCCTTTCCCGATGTTGCAGTGAGCTACTTTGACCACGGCTTACCAACATTTGCTCTACCACCGCCAGATTTGAATGATGTCAAGGTGATTCATGGCTCTTGTCGCAAAGTCCATGATCAGGGATTAGACGCACTGCCGATTATTGATCAGCTCCTTGTGGCCGCTGCAGATAACCCGGCGCAACGACCACACCAGTTATTTCTCACGGGTGACCAAATCTATGGCGACGAAGTTGCCGCACCCTTTCTGTGGGGAATTCAGCAGTTCAGTCCAATTTTATTTGGGTGGACAGAAATAATTGCAGAAGGCGCTGACGTGATTTTTGCGGCCAATTTACGTCCTGGTAAGCGCCAGTCAACGGCCGAGGCCCAAGCCGGTTTGACTGCGAGTCTTCAAGGCGATGAAGAAAAAACCAATAGCCATTTGCTGAGCTTCAGCGAGTATTGTATTAGCTATTTATTTGCTTGGTCAGAATGTCTTTGGCATTTGGAATTCCCACAGGCAGAATCAGTCGGGCGTAAAGGTCAGCTTGCCAGGCGTTGGAATCAATCAATCCAGCATCTCGCTAGCATTGCCCAGTCACAGTCCTCAGTTCGGCGGGCTTTAGCAAATGTGCCGACATACATGATTTTTGATGATCATGATGTAAGTGATGATTGGAATTTGAACCAGGCATGGTGCTTACGTGTTTTGGGCAAATCGTTGGGGCGGCAGGTAGTCCGCAATGCGCTGTCGGCCTATGCACTATTTCAGGCTTGGGGGAACACACCAGAGCAGTTTTTGCCAGGAACAATCGGTGATCAATTACTCCAAGCAGTACAGGGTTGGTACAAAGCCTCCGGTGATTCAGCCGCACACTTGGCGATCATCAATCAAGCGATCGGCATGCCCTTGGTTGATCCGCTGACCGATCTCCCCGAATTTGAACTCGTACAGGACGTCTTGGTCCTCAAGCGTCCGCCAGAGTCGTTGGAATGGCATTACCGGATTCGTGCGACTGCCTATGAGGTACTTGTGCTTGATACTCGGACTCAACGGGGCTATCCGATTGATGCACCAACTGACGCGCCACCGCAACTCTTAAGTCCGATCGGATTCCAAGATCAACTTCACCCAATGTTGCAAGCATCACAGCAAGAGGCGACTCAACCAGACTTACAGCTAACATTTGTGGTGGCACCAACTAATGTGTTCACGCTAGAAATCCTCGATCGGCTCCAGGCACTTGGTCAGGCTCAAGGCAAGGCGTTCGATATGGATATTGGGGATGCTTGGAATCTGGAAGGCAAAGCACGGCCACAGCTCTTAAAAGCGCTGTTTCAAGCACGATCGCAAATCGTCGTTTTATCCGGTGATATTCATTTTGGGGCAGCTTTATGCGTCGATTATTGGGCAACGCCTAACTCTGACGCAAAAACATGGCGAAAAGCAGCAGATACCCCCGATGCACAGTTGGTCCAGTTGATTGCTAGTGCCATTTGCAATTCCGAACCTGTTACCGCAATTCTCCATACCAAACTTAAAACCCTACTGCTGGAGCGCCGCCGCTACTGGGTCGGTTATCCCCAAGTGGGAGGAGAAACCGAAATTACGCCGCTGGCTTGGTGGGATTGGCTCGGCTGCTGGCAATATCTGCGGTTGAAATATGGTCGTTGGTTTACCGGCTTGAAGCAGCATAAATTGGATGAGAAGATAAGACAACCACTGCCCTCACCGCATACTGCAATTGATTGGGGCTATTCCAGTCGGTGGTTGCCGCGGGCCGCATCACAACAACCGGATTGGGAGCAGTCACCGAAGTGGCTGCGGAATTCGCTTGATGTGCAAGCCTATGCGCCGAATATTTGGCAACGACTATGGAATAGCGCATGGTGGCAAGCTGGGCCAGAAGTCGTCGGTTTGAATAATATTGGGCTTGTGCAATTCGCCTGGCCTGATAACTCAACAGCGGCACCGATACTACTCTATGACCTGTACTGGTATGCACCGTGGCAGTCACCGCATATCGTATATAGCCGCTTTCAAACACCACTGCGCCCGCACATTACGACGATCGATCAAGTGCACCAGCAAAATCATCGTCATAGGTTGGATCATGAGTCCCCAAAAGCCGATCCCAAATCGTAA
- a CDS encoding sterol desaturase family protein, with protein sequence MELSVGAAVLFGLCAAAITNAVSLGSTLLYQSVNQHSWGYLVFSYVFALMIQDTYFYFLHRGFHHPWLFKCMHQGHHLSGDPTPWTAFAFDPLEVVLQAAFLVAIVYILPLHISVVMALLITMTIWSVWNHLGFELFSADFPRHWLSRWFIGPTHHAIHHRKYRCHFGLYFTIWDRLLGTHDPTYDDDFAGALDRSS encoded by the coding sequence CTGTCGGTGCTGCTGTCCTATTTGGATTGTGTGCTGCCGCTATTACAAATGCCGTTAGTCTTGGTTCCACATTGCTGTACCAATCGGTCAATCAGCATAGCTGGGGCTATTTGGTATTCAGTTATGTCTTCGCATTGATGATTCAGGATACTTATTTTTACTTTTTACATCGGGGTTTCCATCATCCGTGGTTATTCAAATGCATGCATCAAGGCCACCATCTTTCTGGCGATCCGACCCCTTGGACCGCATTTGCCTTTGATCCGTTAGAGGTGGTTTTGCAGGCTGCTTTTTTAGTGGCGATCGTCTACATTCTGCCGCTGCATATATCAGTGGTTATGGCATTGCTCATAACGATGACCATTTGGAGTGTCTGGAATCACTTGGGGTTTGAACTATTTTCCGCTGATTTTCCGCGGCATTGGCTGAGTCGTTGGTTTATTGGGCCGACCCATCACGCCATTCACCATCGAAAATATCGCTGTCATTTTGGACTGTACTTTACGATTTGGGATCGGCTTTTGGGGACTCATGATCCAACCTATGACGATGATTTTGCTGGTGCACTTGATCGATCGTCGTAA